CGCACAAGACCCTGCGGGGCCCGCGCGGCGGCATGATCATGACGAATGACGAGGCGCTGGCGAAGAAGATCAACAGCGCCGTCTTCCCTGGCCTGCAGGGCGGGCCGCTGATGCATGTGATCGCCGCCAAGGCCGTTGCCTTCGCGGAGGCGCTGCGCCCCGAGTTCCGCGTCTATGCCCGGCAGGTGGTGGCCAATGCCAAGGCCCTGGCCGAGGAGCTGAAGGCCCAGGGCGCCGGCATCGTCACCGGCGGCACCGACAACCACCTGATGCTGGTGGACCTGCGGCCGATGAACCTGACCGGCAAGGCCGCCGAGGCCGCGCTGGGCCGCGCCCACCTGACCTGCAACAAGAACGCCATTCCCTTCGACCCGGCGAAGCCGGCGGTCACCTCCGGCATCCGGCTCGGCAGCCCCGCCGGCACGACCCGCGGGCTGGGCGAGGCGGAGTTCCGCGAGATCGGCCGCCTGATCGGGCAGGTGCTGAAGGGCCTGGCCCAGGCCAATGCGCCGGAAGCCAACGAGGCGGTGGAAAAGGCGGTCGGGCAGCAGGTGCTCGATCTCTGCGCCCGCTTCCCGATCTACAAGGCCTGAGGCGGCGGGAAGGGGACGGGGGAAATGCGCTGTCCCTTCTGCGGCAGCGAGGATACGCAAGTGAAGGACAGCCGCCCGGCCGATGACGGGGCGTCCATCCGTCGCCGTCGGTCCTGCCCCTCCTGCGGCGCCCGCTTCACTACCTTCGAACGCGTGACATTGCGCGAGCTGACGGTGGTGAAGTCGGACAACCGCCGCGTGCCCTTCGACCGGGAGAAGCTGGCCCGCTCCATCCGCGTGGCCCTGCGGAAGCGGCCGGTCGACGAGGACCGGGTGGAACGCATCGTCAACGGCATCCAGCGCCGCCTGGAAGCTGAGGGCGAGAGCGAGATCGCCAGTCGCGCCATCGGTGAAATGGTGATGGAGACGTTGAAGGAACTGGACCCCGTCGCTTATGTCCGCTTCGCCTCCGTCTACCGCAATTTTCGTGAGGCCAAGGACTTCCAGGCATTCCTGGGGGCCCTCGGCAAGTCCACAGACCCCGATAACGGCTGAGAACACGTGGTGAATTTCGCATTTCCGGCGGTGCCTCTCCCGCGCGTCGCCGGCCGCATCGCGGCTTTTCATTCGGACGGGGCTTTCGCTATCCGCCCGGCGACGCTGGCTGACCGCCCGGCGCTGGCGACGCTCTCCGCCGCTGCCTATGCACAGGGGCTGGCGGCGCTGCTGCCCCCCGAGCTGCGCCAGCGGGCCGATGCGGCGCGCTTCAACTGCTTCTTCGCCAGCACCCCCGGTCCGCTGCTGCTGGCCGAGGCCGGCGGCGTGTCGCTCGGCTGTGCCCTGGCTGTCCTGCCGACCGACAGTGATCCGCCGGCCCGGCTGCTGGGCCTCTGGGTCGCGCCAAGCGCCATGGGCCAGGGCGCTGGCTCGGCCCTGCTGAGGGCGATGGAAACGCATCTGGCGAGCCACGGCGCCTCCCGCCTGCGGGTGCGGGTGCCGAGCGGCCAGCTGCGCGCCCTGGGGCTGTTCCGCCGTCGTGGCTATGTGCTGCAGGACGCGGGCCTGCGGCCGGAACCGGTGCTGGAGGCCATGCTGCGCCACAGCGTGCTGGCCAAACCGCTGTCCACGCCCATGGCCACCCCTCCGGCTCCGCTCGCGGCCTGAGATGGACGCCGCCTCACGACATCGGGTGGAGGACGAGGCGCATATGCGCGCGGCCTTGTCACTGGCGGCGCGTGGCCTCGGCAATACTTGGCCGAACCCGGCGGTGGGCTGCGTCATCGTGCGGGACGGCGTGGTGGTCGGGCGCGGCTGGACCGCCCCCGGCGGCCGCCCCCATGCCGAGACAGAAGCCCTGCGCCGCGCGGGCGAGGCCGCCCGTGGCGCCACCGCCTATGTGACCCTGGAGCCCTGCTGCCACTGGGGCCGTACGCCGCCCTGCACGGATGCGCTGATCGCGGCCGGCGTCGCCCGCGTCGTGGTGGCGCTGCGCGACCCCGATCCGCGCGTCGATGGCCGTGGCCTGCGCCTGCTGCAGGATGCCGGCATCGCCGTTGAGGCCGGGGTGCTGGAGGCTGAAGCTGCCGCCCTGGCCGCCGGCTTCATCAAGCGTGTCTCGGCCGGGCTGCCCCTGGTGACGCTGAAGCTGGCCAGCACGTTGGATGGCCGTATCGCCACCCGTACGGGGGAGAGCCGCTGGATCACTGGCCCCCAGGCGCGCCGCGCCGTGCATGCGCTGCGGGCGCGGCATGATGCCGTGCTGGTCGGCAGCGGCACGCTGCTGGCGGACGACCCTGATCTGCGCTGCCGCCTGCCAGGCGCCGCCCCTACGCCGACGGTCCGCGTGGTGGCCGATGCGCGGCTGCGCACGCCGCCCACCGCGCGGCTGTTCGACCATCCCGCGCCGGTCTGGATCGCCACGCGGCCCGGCCAGCCGGATGATGCCCTGGCGGCGCTGCGTGCCCGCGGGGCCGAGATCGTCGAGCTGCCGGCGGCGGAATCCGGCGCCGGGCTGGACCTGCCCGCCCTGCTGCGCGCCCTGGCCGTACGCGGCGTCACCCGCGTCTTCGCGGAGGGCGGCGCGGCGCTGGCTGCCGGGCTGCTGCGCGCGGGGCTGGTGGACCGGCTGGCCTGGTTCCATGCTCCCGCCGTCATGGGCGCGGATGGACGGCCGGCCGCAGACGCGCTTCCGCTGGACATGCTCTCCGCCATGCCCAGATTCCGCCGGGTCTCCGCCGCCGCGCTGGGTCCCGACCTGCTCAGCGAATTCGAGGCTGCCTGAAGAATGTTCACCGGCATCATCACCGCCATCGGCGTCGTCGCCGCCATCGACCCTATCGGGGAAGGTCAGGACATGCGCCTGGCCATCGAGACGCCTCAGGGCTGGCTGAAGGGGGCGGAGATCGGCGCTTCCATCGCCTGTTCCGGCTGCTGCCTGACGGTGGTGACGCTGGAGGAAGACCGTTTCACGGCCGATGTCTCGGCCGAGAGCCTCTCCAAGACCTCTCTGGGTAGCTGGAAGCCCGGCTCGCGCATCAATCTGGAGCGCGCGCTGAAGATGGGCGACGAGATGGGCGGCCATGTCGTCTCCGGCCATGTCGACGGGATGGCCGAGGTGCTGTCCGGCACGCCGGAGAATGGCTCCACCCGCTGGCGCTTCCAGCTGCCGGAGGGGCTGGCGCGCTTCGTGGCGCCCAAGGGCTCCGTGACGGTGGACGGCGTCTCGCTGACGGTGAATGAGGTGGAGGGCGCCAGCTTCGGGGTGAATGTCATCCCCCACACCACCTCCGTCACCACCCTCGGGGAACTGGCGCCGGGCCGGCGCGTGAATATCGAGATCGACATGCTGGCGCGCTACGTCGCCCGGCTGCGGGAGTTCAACTCATGAGCATCGCCACCCACCAGACCTCCTACCAGCAGTTTCTCAGTCCCACCGAGGAGCTGCTGGAGGAGGCACGGCGCGGCCGCATGTTCATCCTGGTCGATGACGAGGACCGGGAAAACGAGGGCGACCTGGTCATCCCCGCCCAGTTCGCGACGCCGGATGCCATCAACTTCATGGCCCGCTTCGCCCGTGGCCTGATCTGCCTGGCCATGACGCGCAACCGGGTGGAGCAGCTGGGCCTGCCGCTGATGGCCCAGGCCAATGGCACCCGGCACCAGACCGCCTTCACCGTCTCGATCGAGGCGCGGGAAGGGGTGACCACCGGCATTTCCGCCGCCGACCGCGCCCGCACCATCGCGGTCGCCGTCAATCCGGAGACCAAGCGGGAGGATATCGTCACCCCCGGCCATGTCTTCCCGCTGGTGGCGCGGGAGGGCGGCACGCTGGTCCGCGCCGGGCATACCGAGGCGGCAGTGGATTTCGCCCGCATGGCCGGGCTGAACCCGGCCGGCGTGATCTGCGAGATCATGAACGAGGACGGCACCATGGCGCGGCTGCCGGACCTGGTGTCCTTCGCGCAGCACCATGGCCTGAAGCTCGGCACCATCGCCGACCTCATCGCGCACCGCCGCCGCACGGAGCGGCTGGTGAAGCGCGTCGAGGAAGGCCGGATGCCGGACCCCCATGGCCAGGGCGAGTGGCGGCTGATCGTCTATGCCAATACCCTGGACTACGGGGAGCATGTGGCGCTGGTGAAGGGCGACCTCTCCCGCCCCGGCCCGACGCTGGTGCGGATGCATGCCGTGAACGTGCTGCAGGACATCATCGGCATGAAGGGCCCGCATGACCTGCAGCGCTCGATGGCCGAGATCTCGGCCGCCGGACGCGGCGCGGTGGTGATCATCCGCGACATCAAGCCCACCGCGATCTCCGAGCGCGTCCGCGCCGGGCGCGACCGCACGGCGCCGCCGGAGCTGCGGGACTACGGCATCGGCGCGCAGATCCTGGCCGATCTGGGCGTGAAGGAGATGATCCTCCTCTCCAACCACCCCAAGGCCATCGTCGGGCTGGAGGGTTACGGTCTGGCCGTGCTGGAAACCCGCCCCATTGACGGTGGCGCCGAGAACGAGGAAGGCGCGGCATGAGCACCGTCGACGCGCCCGAGCGCAGCACCCCCGCCATTCCCGGCCCCGCGCCGCGCATCCTGCTGATCCAGGCCCCCTATTACGAGGGCGTGGTCTCCGGCATGCGCCGGGGCGCCGAGAAGATGCTGACGGAAGCGGGCTGCCACCTGGAGGTGGTGGACGTGGCCGGTGCTTACGAGCTGCCGGCGGCGCTGCGGATGGCGCTGAAGGTCGCCCCCGGCTGGGACGGCTTCCTGCTGCACGGCTGCGTCGTGAAGGGCGAGACCGACCACTACCAGTTCATCTGCGAGGCGGTCTGCCAGGGCGTCATGGATATCAGCGGCGAGACTGGCGTGCCGCTGGGCTTCGGGCTGCTGACGGTAGAAAGCCTGGACCAGGCCGAGGCCCGCAGCGCCGACGACCGCCACAACAAAGGCGGGGAGGCGGCCTTTGCGCTGTTGACCCAGATCGCGCTGGCGCGCAGATGGGGCATCAAATGAATACCCCTGCCCAGAAGAAGTCCCGCCCGGCGCCACCGCCGGGCCGGCCGCGCACCGGCGCGCGCGTCGCCGCCATCCAGGCCCTGTTTCAGAGCGACCAGAGCGGCGAGAGCCCCGAGGCGGTCATCGACCAGTTCGTCCGCCACCGCCTCGGCCCCGATGGCGGCGGGTTCGAGGATGGGCGCGTGCCCACGGTCGACGTGCCGCTCTTCACCCGGATCGTTCGTGGCGTGGCAGGGCAGGCGGAGACGCTGGACGGCGTCATCGCCGGCCATCTGGCGCGGGACTGGACAGTGGCCCGGCTGGACCCGGTGCTGCGCGCCCTGCTGCGCGCGGCAGCCTATGAATTCTCCTCGGCCGCGGAGCCGCCGGCGCGCGTCGTCATCAACGAATACATGGACATCGCCCACGGCTTCTTCGGGGGTGAGGAGCCGCGCTTCGCCAATGGCGTGCTGGACGCCCTGGCCCGCCACCTGCGCGGGGCGGAGTTCCAGCGCTAGGGTGCAAGCCCGAACCGGGCTGGCAGAAGGGCGTTTTCGTGCCATGAACGGCGCCCGATGACCCTGCCGCCCGAATTCGCCCTGATCGCCCGCCATTTCCGCCCGCTCGCCGGCCCTGGCGCGCTCGATCTCTCGGACGATGCCGCTGTGCTGGCCCCGCCGCCGGGACGGGAGATGGTGCTGGCCGCCGATGCCATGGTCTCCGGCGTGCATTTCCTGCCGGACGACCCGCCGGAAACCATCGGCCGCAAGCTGCTCCGTACCAATCTTTCCGACCTCGCCGCCATGGGCGCGGCGCCCCTGGGCTATCTGCTGACCACCATCCTGCCGCGCGGGATCACGCCCGGCTGGCTGGAAGGCTTCGCCGCCGGGCTGGCCGAGGATCAGAAGGAATTCGGGGTCGTCCTGCTGGGCGGCGACACCACCTCCACCCCCGGGCCCATCTCGCTCTCCCTGACCATCCTCGGCCATGTGGCGCCCGGGCAGGCCATCCGCCGGGTGGGAGCAGGGCCCGGGCAGGATGTCTGGGTTTCCGGCACTATCGGCGATGGCGCGCTGGGCCTGGCGGTGCTGCTGGGAGAGGTGCCGGGCGGGGCGACGGGCCATCTCGCCGGCCGTTACCGCCTGCCGCGCCCGCGCCTGGCGCTCGGGCAGGCACTGGTGGGGCTGGCGACCGCTGCAATGGATGTCTCGGACGGGCTGGTGCAGGATCTCGGCCATCTCTGCCGCGCTTCCGGTTGCGGTGCCGAGATCGGGGCCGGCCGCGTGCCGCTCTCGGCCGAGGCGGCGGCGCTGCTGGCGGACCGGCCGGCCCTTCTGCCGCGCGTACTGACCGGTGGCGACGACTACGAGCTTCTCTTCGCCGCCCCGCCCGAGGCAGCGGCTGAGATCGAGGCCCGCGCCGCCGCCTGTGGCGTAGCGGTGACGCGGATCGGCCGCTTCCTGACCGGTGAGCCTGAGGTGGTGGTGCGGGATGCGGAAGGGGGCGTGCTTCCCATCCATCATGGCGGATGGAGCCATTTCTGACCGCATCGCGGTCTGCCGCCGCCAGCCCTGATGGCTGACGGCGGCGCCGGCCTTCAGGAGGCCGGCTGCAACCGGGCGGCTCGCGTTACCCAGAGCGTGGCGGCGGCGACCAGAAGCGGCGGGATGGAGACCCAGCAGACCATCTCCCAACCGTAGCTGTTCAGCAGCCCGCCCGAGGCGAAGGAGCCGACCACCATCAGGCCGAAGACCAGGAAGTCGTTCAGGCCCTGCACCTTGGTCCGTTCCTCTGGGCGGTGGCATTCGACCACCATGGCGGAAGCGCCGACGAAGCCGAAATTCCAGCCGAGGCCGAGCAGGATCAGGGAAAACCAGAAGTGGCCGACGGTCAGCCCCGTCAGGCCTACCGCCGCCGCGGAGGCGAGCAGAAGGAGGCCGGCGAGCACGACGCGGGGGGCGCCGAAGCGCGCGATGATGCGCCCGGTGAAGAAGGACGGGCCGTACATCGCGATGACATGCCATTGCAGGCCCAGGTTGGCGTCATCCTGTGACAGGCCGCAGAGCCGCATCGCCAGCGGCGCGGAGGTCATGACAAAGTTCATGACGAGGTAGGAGACCGCGCCGACCATCACGGCGCTGACGAAGCGTGGCTCACGCGCGATGAGGCCGAGGGGGCGGCCACTGCCGCTCTCGCTGGCCTTCGGCCTGGGGAGGCGGACGCCGAGCAGCACCAGCGCGCAGAGCACGGCCACCCCGGCCTGGATGAGGTAGGTCGCCGCGAAGAGATAGGGCGGCCACAGATACATCGTATGGGTGACGAGCTGTGGCCCAAGGATGCCCGCAAAGACACCGCCCGCCATGACCGCGGAGATCGCCCGCGCCCGGCGCTCCGGCGGGGCGCAGTCGGCGGCGGCGAAGCGGAAGCTCAGCACCACGGCCGCATAGGCGCCGCCGAAGAAGGTGGCCGCGCAGAACAGCCAGAAGGAGCCCAGCAGCACCGCCAGCGCGCCGAGCAGGCCGACGGTCACACCGAAGGCCGTGCCGAGCAGGAATGCCGCCCGGCGGCCAAAGCGGTGCGCGACAAACCCCGCGGGCAGGGTGCAGGTGGCCATCCCCACCACGAAGATCGTGATGGGAAGGGTGGCCAGCGCCTTATCGGGCGCCAGCGTGTTCCCGATGACGGAACCCGTGGCATAGATGACGGTGGCATTGGCTCCGGCCAGGGCCTGGGCGATGGCGAGGCGCGCGACGTTTCCCCGCTCATTCACCAGGTCATCTGGCGGAGCGGTTTTGGCTTCCTTGGTCATGCCGCCTTATAGGCGCTTTTCCGATTCCCGGCCCAGGGCTGTGGAATTTTCCGGAAGGAGCAAAGGCTCCTGGGGCGTGTCAGCCACCGGCTTTCCTCTGCGGCTCCGATGCGCCTCCGGGCGGGGGGTCTCCGCCCAGTTCCTCAAGCTTCTTCTTCACCGCCCGATCCTCCTCGGTGAGAGGAGCGGGCTGTTGCACCGCGACCCCCTCCGGCACGGAGTCGCCGGGGTCATGAGCCATGGCGGGGTCGATCCCGTCCTGCATGCGTCCCTCCTTCAGGATGATGTGCCACTGCCGACATTGCGTGCGCCGAAGGAGAGGCGGCCGCCAGGACCAGGCGCCTGTCCGCTGGTGCCATGCTGGCGCTCACCTATGGCGCCACGGGCCTTCGCGCGGCTGCCATGGGGTTCATCGTCGCGTGGCTGGCCGAAGCGGGCGGCCTCGTCGGGGTCCATGGACAGACGCACCACGCCCCCGTCCAGCCCGGTCACGGTGCTCAGCGGCACATAATGGTGCTGACCATTCGCCTGCGGGTCGTTGCGGCTCAGCTTGATATAGTCACCCGCCAGATGATCGACGGTGCCGAAAGGCTGACCATCGCTGCCCACCACGGGCATGTGGTCCTGTATCTCGCCTTTCTCGATGCGTGTTGCATCAGCCATGCGAAGTCTCCCGATCGGTTCTGGTTCCCAGAAAGCGGGGCAGGCACCCGGCTACAGGTCTTCCTTGCGGCGGACCATCTCCCGCAGCAGCATCTGGGCGAGGTCGTGCGGGTCGGCGTCGTCGATACGCGCGCTCTCCTCGCTGCCATAGTCATCGGCGGTGACATGGACGAGCCCGCCCTCGACCCGGTAGCTGCCGGTATAGACGGTGTCGCCGATATGGATGGTGACCTGGTTCGGTTGTTCCATGGCGTAGCTCCGCTGTTCTGGCTCTTGGCCCGGAGGGCGCGGCTGGCCGCGCCATGCATGGGTTACTTGTTGGTGCGGCCCCGGTGGCTGGGGTCGGCGGCACCCTGGGGGGTGGTATCGTTCATCGTGTCCCCCTCATCGGTATTCCCACCCCGCAGCACCATCGGGTCGGTGCCGCGCCCGAAAACTCCCTTGGAGGAGTTGATGCCGGGGTCACGCTCCAGGTCACCGGGCGGGCGGGGCGTGTCGCTCATCAGCCCCCGCTCGGTCTCGCGGTGGATCAGGTCGCCTTTGGCATGCTTGGAACTCGTCATCATCCGCTCCCTCAAGCTGCCTGTCATAAACGCAGGGAAAGGACACTGGTTCCCGGCGGCGGGCCTGAGGGATGCGTGGCGAC
This genomic window from Roseomonas marmotae contains:
- the nusB gene encoding transcription antitermination factor NusB — protein: MNTPAQKKSRPAPPPGRPRTGARVAAIQALFQSDQSGESPEAVIDQFVRHRLGPDGGGFEDGRVPTVDVPLFTRIVRGVAGQAETLDGVIAGHLARDWTVARLDPVLRALLRAAAYEFSSAAEPPARVVINEYMDIAHGFFGGEEPRFANGVLDALARHLRGAEFQR
- a CDS encoding MFS transporter, which encodes MTKEAKTAPPDDLVNERGNVARLAIAQALAGANATVIYATGSVIGNTLAPDKALATLPITIFVVGMATCTLPAGFVAHRFGRRAAFLLGTAFGVTVGLLGALAVLLGSFWLFCAATFFGGAYAAVVLSFRFAAADCAPPERRARAISAVMAGGVFAGILGPQLVTHTMYLWPPYLFAATYLIQAGVAVLCALVLLGVRLPRPKASESGSGRPLGLIAREPRFVSAVMVGAVSYLVMNFVMTSAPLAMRLCGLSQDDANLGLQWHVIAMYGPSFFTGRIIARFGAPRVVLAGLLLLASAAAVGLTGLTVGHFWFSLILLGLGWNFGFVGASAMVVECHRPEERTKVQGLNDFLVFGLMVVGSFASGGLLNSYGWEMVCWVSIPPLLVAAATLWVTRAARLQPAS
- a CDS encoding riboflavin synthase, with amino-acid sequence MFTGIITAIGVVAAIDPIGEGQDMRLAIETPQGWLKGAEIGASIACSGCCLTVVTLEEDRFTADVSAESLSKTSLGSWKPGSRINLERALKMGDEMGGHVVSGHVDGMAEVLSGTPENGSTRWRFQLPEGLARFVAPKGSVTVDGVSLTVNEVEGASFGVNVIPHTTSVTTLGELAPGRRVNIEIDMLARYVARLREFNS
- the ribH gene encoding 6,7-dimethyl-8-ribityllumazine synthase, whose product is MSTVDAPERSTPAIPGPAPRILLIQAPYYEGVVSGMRRGAEKMLTEAGCHLEVVDVAGAYELPAALRMALKVAPGWDGFLLHGCVVKGETDHYQFICEAVCQGVMDISGETGVPLGFGLLTVESLDQAEARSADDRHNKGGEAAFALLTQIALARRWGIK
- a CDS encoding GNAT family N-acetyltransferase, which produces MNFAFPAVPLPRVAGRIAAFHSDGAFAIRPATLADRPALATLSAAAYAQGLAALLPPELRQRADAARFNCFFASTPGPLLLAEAGGVSLGCALAVLPTDSDPPARLLGLWVAPSAMGQGAGSALLRAMETHLASHGASRLRVRVPSGQLRALGLFRRRGYVLQDAGLRPEPVLEAMLRHSVLAKPLSTPMATPPAPLAA
- the ribD gene encoding bifunctional diaminohydroxyphosphoribosylaminopyrimidine deaminase/5-amino-6-(5-phosphoribosylamino)uracil reductase RibD, producing MRAALSLAARGLGNTWPNPAVGCVIVRDGVVVGRGWTAPGGRPHAETEALRRAGEAARGATAYVTLEPCCHWGRTPPCTDALIAAGVARVVVALRDPDPRVDGRGLRLLQDAGIAVEAGVLEAEAAALAAGFIKRVSAGLPLVTLKLASTLDGRIATRTGESRWITGPQARRAVHALRARHDAVLVGSGTLLADDPDLRCRLPGAAPTPTVRVVADARLRTPPTARLFDHPAPVWIATRPGQPDDALAALRARGAEIVELPAAESGAGLDLPALLRALAVRGVTRVFAEGGAALAAGLLRAGLVDRLAWFHAPAVMGADGRPAADALPLDMLSAMPRFRRVSAAALGPDLLSEFEAA
- a CDS encoding DUF2171 domain-containing protein, which codes for MADATRIEKGEIQDHMPVVGSDGQPFGTVDHLAGDYIKLSRNDPQANGQHHYVPLSTVTGLDGGVVRLSMDPDEAARFGQPRDDEPHGSRAKARGAIGERQHGTSGQAPGPGGRLSFGARNVGSGTSS
- the thiL gene encoding thiamine-phosphate kinase translates to MTLPPEFALIARHFRPLAGPGALDLSDDAAVLAPPPGREMVLAADAMVSGVHFLPDDPPETIGRKLLRTNLSDLAAMGAAPLGYLLTTILPRGITPGWLEGFAAGLAEDQKEFGVVLLGGDTTSTPGPISLSLTILGHVAPGQAIRRVGAGPGQDVWVSGTIGDGALGLAVLLGEVPGGATGHLAGRYRLPRPRLALGQALVGLATAAMDVSDGLVQDLGHLCRASGCGAEIGAGRVPLSAEAAALLADRPALLPRVLTGGDDYELLFAAPPEAAAEIEARAAACGVAVTRIGRFLTGEPEVVVRDAEGGVLPIHHGGWSHF
- the nrdR gene encoding transcriptional regulator NrdR, with translation MRCPFCGSEDTQVKDSRPADDGASIRRRRSCPSCGARFTTFERVTLRELTVVKSDNRRVPFDREKLARSIRVALRKRPVDEDRVERIVNGIQRRLEAEGESEIASRAIGEMVMETLKELDPVAYVRFASVYRNFREAKDFQAFLGALGKSTDPDNG
- the ribB gene encoding 3,4-dihydroxy-2-butanone-4-phosphate synthase; amino-acid sequence: MSIATHQTSYQQFLSPTEELLEEARRGRMFILVDDEDRENEGDLVIPAQFATPDAINFMARFARGLICLAMTRNRVEQLGLPLMAQANGTRHQTAFTVSIEAREGVTTGISAADRARTIAVAVNPETKREDIVTPGHVFPLVAREGGTLVRAGHTEAAVDFARMAGLNPAGVICEIMNEDGTMARLPDLVSFAQHHGLKLGTIADLIAHRRRTERLVKRVEEGRMPDPHGQGEWRLIVYANTLDYGEHVALVKGDLSRPGPTLVRMHAVNVLQDIIGMKGPHDLQRSMAEISAAGRGAVVIIRDIKPTAISERVRAGRDRTAPPELRDYGIGAQILADLGVKEMILLSNHPKAIVGLEGYGLAVLETRPIDGGAENEEGAA